One window of Papaver somniferum cultivar HN1 chromosome 9, ASM357369v1, whole genome shotgun sequence genomic DNA carries:
- the LOC113310076 gene encoding protection of telomeres protein 1a-like, translating into MMGGEFTPLIDAPTRVETEVNLIGSVVEIGLRRQSRGTDFVYTLKIVDERFMDTAFAINFFAEKVEYFPLVGSVGDLLLVFNVKIKKSKEEFYGLFQKRESSFALYDGKPGDECAAYCVSPLYRVRNWHIEGVKVLRTWLTTFQLGAGTNKKLRPIKEMNMEEFDLICKVLHSYEVSASEWTLLVWDGTDTPALNYEITLSDAAEMQLPLEPANPPLSRDVRRNFPTVGSILRVSVKCIKFDAHLVCGGQWVRLRAVTCRRKSSFWGADLTDNSKIRFLSDTDSTVIHRLGSYNDRISSYTGRVSAIPSPITEIISVSGPLVTLLDVVNYSEVTAKFKCVVRVVGAYSCCAENFRETTSGKYVMRFTLEDPTARIHAYLYDEDGVKFFGGYPTVDVLRKKRNELLGIDDEVEENKRVVISPPWIQCCLKSYYLDKNDQWGSRTYRIFGTKLVDYTIA; encoded by the exons ATTTTGTGTATACGCTGAAGATTGTAGACGAGCGGTTTATGGATACTGCTTTTGCGATTAATTTCTTTGCTGAAAAAGTAGAGTACTTTCCACTTGTTGGGTCTGTTGGAGATTTGCTTCTGGTGTTTAATGTCAAG ATTAAAAAGAGTAAGGAAGAATTTTATGGGTTGTTCCAAAaaagagaatcttcatttgcactATATGATGGGAAACCGGGGGATGAATGTGCTGCATATTGTGTCAGTCCATTATATCGCGTCAGAAATTGGCACATAGAGGGTGTGAAGGTTCTTAGGACTTGGTTGACTACTTTTCAACTTGGCGCAG GAACAAACAAGAAATTACGTCCAATAAAAGAGATGAACATGGAAGAATTCGATCTGATCTGTAAG GTACTTCATTCATATGAAGTGTCGGCAAGTGAGTGGACGCTCCTCGTATGGGATGGAACTGATACACCTGCACTGAATTACGAAATTAC ACTATCAGATGCAGCAGAGATGCAATTACCACTAGAACCAGCGAATCCTCCACTGTCAAGAGATGTCCGACGCAATTTTCCTACCGTGGGAAGCATTTTGAGGGTGTCTGTGAAGTGTATAAAATTTGATGCTCATCTAGTTTGCGGTGGCCAGTGGGTGAGGTTGCGTGCTGTTACTTGTCGCAGAAAGTCATCATTTTGGGGTGCTGACTTGACTGATAATTCCAAGATACGGTTTTTATCTGACACGGATAGCACTGTTATACATCGTTTGGG GAGCTacaatgatagaatttcatcttatACTGGTCGTGTATCTGCCATCCCTTCACCAATTACAG AGATAATCAGTGTTTCCGGGCCTTTGGTTACACTACTTGATGTTGTCAACTATTCGGAG GTAACCGCGAAATTTAAATGTGTTGTTCGTGTGGTTGGTGCCTATTCTTGCTGTGCTGAAAATTTTCGTGAGACAACCTCTGGGAAGTATGTGATGAGGTTCACCCTTGAGGATCCAACCGCCAGAATACATGCTTACCTCTATGATGAAGACGGG GTGAAGTTTTTTGGCGGCTACCCCACTGTAGATGTACtaagaaagaagagaaatgaATTGCTTGGAATAGATGACGAAGTCGAGGAGAACAAGAGGGTTGTTATAAGTCCGCCGTGGATCCAGTGTTGCTTAAAGTCGTACTACCTGGACAAAAACGATCAATGGGGGAGCAGAACGTACCGAATCTTCGGAACGAAGCTTGTGGATTATACAATAGCATAA
- the LOC113310075 gene encoding ultraviolet-B receptor UVR8-like has protein sequence MKEGADDLMKMEDEEEEKSTTTTATTSGGGGGGGGLVVLMWGYLPGATPRRSPLLSPASVHLPTTVVVDSDFSGGGIRGRDLWKDVCGGGCGFALAISEFGKLITWGSTDDMGQSYVTSGKHGEIPEAFPLPNEASIVRAAAGWAHCIAVSVNGQVYTWGWKECVPTGKVIGGDQPLGGMNQEKEFLDKQTSLMTEQVSPPKSSQVTRTTGGASSSVETKGVGEEKPKRRRVSSAKQQTNDSSTSGDENLSALPCLVTLSPGVRIITVAAGGRHSLALSDIGQVWGWGYGGEGQLGLGSRIRMVSSPHPIPCIEPYGKGVSSIVPRGSMISETPNYKVPGTYITSIACGGRHSAVITDAGAVITFGWGLYGQCGQGSTDDELSPTCVSSLLGIRIQGVAAGLWHTLCISAEGGVYSFGGNQFGQLGTGADTAEIVPKVLDAPSIENENAKFVSCGARHSAIMTDDGKVFCWGWNKYGQLGLGDVIDRNMPSQVPLDGFVPKNIACGWWHTLVLAESPT, from the exons ATGAAGGAAGGAGCTGATGATCTCATGAAAATGGAGGACGAAGAGGAGGAGAAATCAACCACCACCACGGCGACTACTtcaggtggtggcggtggcggtggcgGTTTGGTGGTGTTGATGTGGGGATATTTACCTGGAGCTACACCTCGACGGTCTCCACTGCTTTCACCTGCTTCTGTTCATCTTCCTACTACTGTTGTTGTTGATTCTGATTTTTCTGGAGGAGGGATTAGAGGGAGGGATTTGTGGAAGgatgtttgtggtggtggttgcgGATTCGCCCTTGCCATTTCTG AGTTTGGGAAGTTGATTACTTGGGGTTCGACTGATGATATGGGACAGAGCTATGTCACTTCTGGAAAACATGGG GAAATTCCAGAGGCATTTCCTCTTCCAAATGAAGCTTCAATTGTAAGGGCTGCAGCTGGATGGGCACATTGTATTGCAGTGTCTG TGAATGGACAAGTATACACATGGGGATGGAAAGAATGTGTTCCTACGGGGAAAGTTATCGGAGGAGATCAACCTTTAGGAGGGATGAATCAGGAGAAAGAATTTCTTGATAAGCAGACTTCATTGATGACCGAACAAG TGAGTCCTCCTAAGTCGTCCCAAGTTACCAGAACTACTGGTGGAGCTTCATCCTCTGTAGAAACAAAGGGAGTTGGAGAAGAAAAACCTAAGCGGAGAAGAGTATCATCAGCTAAGCAACAGACGAACGATAGTTCAACATCTGGAGATGAGAATCTCTCGGCATTACCATGTCTGGTTACACTGAGTCCAGGAGTAAGGATCATCACTGTTGCGGCTGGTGGCCGACATTCCTTAGCCCTGTCAG ATATAGGACAGGTGTGGGGTTGGGGCTATGGAGGAGAAGGGCAACTAGGTTTGGGATCTCGGATCCGCATGGTGTCTTCTCCTCATCCTATTCCTTGCATAGAACCTTATGGCAAAGGGGTCTCATCGATTGTTCCTCGAGGAAGTATGATTTCTGAGACACCAAATTACAAAGTTCCCGGCACTTACATAACAAGCATTGCCTGTGGAGGTCGGCATAGTGCAGTAATAACAG ATGCTGGAGCCGTGATTACTTTTGGATGGGGTCTGTATGGACAG TGTGGTCAAGGGAGTACTGATGACGAGTTAAGTCCAACTTGTGTATCCTCTCTTTTGGGTATTAGGATTCAAGGTGTCGCTGCTGGGCTATGGCATACACTATGCATCTCAGCAGAAGGTGGTGTCTACTCTTTTGGTGGAAATCAATTTGGGCAATTGGGAACTGGTGCAGATACAGCTGAG ATAGTCCCTAAAGTTTTGGATGCTCCAAGCATTGAAAATGAGAATGCAAAGTTTGTTTCTTGTGGTGCTCGTCATAGTGCTATAATGACAG ATGACGGGAAGGTATTTTGCTGGGGATGGAACAAGTATGGTCAG CTTGGCTTGGGTGATGTGATTGACCGCAATATGCCGTCTCAAGTACCACTGGATGGTTTTGTCCCAAAGAACATTGCTTGCGGCTGGTGGCACACATTGGTATTGGCAGAATCACCAACTTGA
- the LOC113308956 gene encoding probable calcium-binding protein CML41: MASAEVPKQSAKWLSSSSSRFKTKNLKLSSIPSRLKRSFSSSSSSSLGTPRNTTTPPLSPLRDNILSAKERNGRINSNKEDRFKEVFRYFDGDGDGKISSLELRSYFESIGEYLSHDEVQSVINDLDSDGDGLLGFQDFMVLMMKQPSSPPSSNGASGSSTSVVVDDNVEDLKMAFEMYEAEKGCGCITPKSLQRMLNRLGEDKSYQQCVSMIQCFDLDKNGTLDFHEFHQMMV; the protein is encoded by the coding sequence ATGGCGAGTGCTGAGGTTCCAAAGCAATCAGCAAAATGGTTGTCATCGTCCTCTTCAAGGTTCAAAACCAAGAATCTTAAACTATCAAGCATCCCTAGCCGTCTTAAAAgatcgttttcatcttcttcttcttcttctttgggtaCACCGAGAAATACTACAACTCCACCGTTGTCACCCCTTCGAGATAATATTTTGTCTGCGAAAGAAAGAAATGGTAGAATTAACAGTAACAAAGAAGACAGGTTTAAAGAAGTTTTTCGTTATTTTGATGGAGATGGTGATGGGAAGATATCGAGTTTAGAACTACGTTCTTACTTTGAGTCGATAGGAGAGTATCTGTCACACGATGAAGTTCAGAGTGTGATAAATGATCTCGATAGTGATGGAGACGGTTTATTAGGCTTCCAAGATtttatggttttgatgatgaaacaaccatcatcaccaccatcgtCAAATGGTGCTAGTGGTAGTAGTACTTCAGTAGTAGTAGATGATAACGTTGAAGATCTGAAAATGGCGTTTGAGATGTATGAAGCTGAGAAAGGGTGTGGATGCATAACACCAAAGAGCTTGCAACGCATGTTAAACCGGCTTGGCGAGGACAAATCTTACCAACAGTGTGTTTCCATGATACAATGTTTTGATCTTGACAAAAATGGAACACTTGATTTCCATGAATTTCATCAGATGATGGTTTAA